A portion of the Salmo trutta chromosome 1, fSalTru1.1, whole genome shotgun sequence genome contains these proteins:
- the LOC115196609 gene encoding coiled-coil domain-containing protein 103-like gives MDDSPEVINFSALERELQSAVEADNKYQRENDAKFRALHQKVGTYEAFRDIVLASHLKPLDRKDKAEAPCKQPWNALASADKGQNQTNCDEIGLKPQLSEFQPRTASEFSRDWRRFGSENPEDKYSLLLSLGGEGLQDIFRAEVGFGLLGEFLVFLSSGLQPGDGSTVIGVLEGLSNTPRFGINMSLLSRAEREACGELFQNLRKASAAGNSSVRGSEGDVIVHGSNVEEIKETQDAEAETLFPGQTSEAARRSTDTETLNGIMQLYGVQTVSPPQ, from the exons ATGGATGACTCTCCTGAGGTTATAAACTTCTCAGCACTAGAGCGGGAGTTGCAGTCTGCTGTTGAAGCAGACAACAAATATCAAAGAGAAAATGATGCAAAGTTTCGTGCTCTACACCAGAAGGTCGGAACTTATGAGGCGTTTAG GGACATAGTCCTGGCATCCCACCTGAAACCACTGGACAGGAAGGATAAAGCTGAAGCTCCTTGCAAACAGCCCTGGAATGCCCTCGCCTCCGCTGACAAAGGGCAGAACCAGACTAACTGTGATGAAATAGGCCTAAAG CCTCAGTTGTCAGAGTTCCAGCCCAGGACAGCGTCAGAGTTCAGCCGGGACTGGCGCAGGTTCGGCAGTGAAAACCCAGAGGATAAATACAGCCTCCTGCTCTCCCTAGGTGGAGAGGGCCTTCAGGACATCTTCAGGGCTGAGGTGGGGTTTGGCCTACTGGGGGAGTTCCTTGTGTTTCTATCCAGTGGTCTCCAGCCTGGGGATGGGTCCACGGTGATAGGGGTCCTGGAAGGGCTGTCCAATACCCCCAGGTTTGGCATCAATATGTCCCTCCTGAGCCGGGCTGAGAGGGAGGCATGTGGAGAGCTGTTTCAGAACCTGAGGAAAGCATCAGCAGCAGGGAATAGCAGTGTCAGAGGATCCGAAGGGGATGTCATTGTCCATGGAAGTAATGTGGAAGAGATTAAAGAGACACAAGATGCTGAGGCAGAGACTCTGTTTCCAGGACAGACCAGTGAGGCTGCCAGAAGAAGCACCGATACTGAAACTTTAAACGGTATAATGCAGTTGTATGGGGTTCAAACTGTTTCTCCTCCTCAGTAA